A DNA window from Rhinolophus sinicus isolate RSC01 linkage group LG10, ASM3656204v1, whole genome shotgun sequence contains the following coding sequences:
- the LOC141567329 gene encoding uncharacterized protein LOC141567329, with amino-acid sequence MQRPGAPCSRRRSCPPVLRVPPILELLSSPGASGCSPPPHQEQGTESNSPACSLATCWVTSLWGSPEGSLTAEARVKGDGCRKRRRVHLSGGAVTGSSLPRPAAEVPASPAQDKSGSAAAGALPVLAPPWLAFSALSHWTISSSSFKAQPPSYVPSSVKPSGCPTPAGSGFLSAGPSVIDICCAQGQCLPRTSWQSKAQRSLDAWVWVWQSEGVGSDGHFASSSGGLLPLRGQPSQPRKEEGQRGASVAAVRGGHQGSPRRLLCELPGVAVPHPRPGGLIQLETRCCRALPAEALGNCLSCLHHCHRAISLRCVCLLFRLS; translated from the exons ATGCAGAGGCCGGGGGCTCCATGCTCACGGAGACGCTCATGCCCTCCTGTGCTAAGGGTCCCACCCATCCTAGAGCTTCTCAGCAGTCCTGGGGCTTCTGGCTGTAGTCCACCTCCCCACCAGGAACAAGGAACTGAGAGCAACAGCCCTGCCTGCAGCCTGGCCACTTGCTGGGTGACCTCCTTGTGGGGAAGCCCTGAGGGCTCCCTAACAGCTGAAGCCCGCGTGAAAGGAGACGGATGCAG gaaaagaagaagagtGCACTTGTCCGGTGGGGCTGTCACGGGATCTTCCCTCCCACGGCCGGCCGCTGAGGTCCCAGCCTCCCCTGCCCAGGACAAGTCAGGCAGTGCGGCGGCCGGTGCTCTGCCTGTGCTGGCCCCTCCTTGGCTGGctttctctgctctttctcaCTGGACAAtctcctcctcatccttcaaagcccagccTCCCAGCTACGTCCCATCCTCCGTGAAGCCCTCAGGCTGCCCCACCCCAGCAGGCAGTGGATTCTTGTCTGCTGGCCCCTCTGTCATTGACATTTGCTGTGCTCAGGGGCAGTGCCTCCCTAGGACCAGCTGGCAGAGCAAAGCCCAGAGAAGCCTGGATGCTTGGGTCTGGGTATGGCAGTCAGAGGGCGTGGGGTCAGATGGACACTTCGCTAGCAGCTCTGGAGGACTGCTTCCCCTGAGGGGTCAGCCTAGCCagcccaggaaggaggaagggcagcGAGGGGCCTCAGTAGCTGCAGTTCGTGGGGGACACCAAGGCTCCCCCAGACGCCTCCTGTGTGAGCTCCCTGGGGTGGCTGTACCGCACCCCAGGCCAGGTGGCCTGATTCAGCTTGAGACGAGGTGTTGCAGGGCACTCCCTGCAGAGGCTCTAGGGAACTGTCTTTCCTGCCTCCATCATTGTCACAGGGCCATCTCCCTTCGGTGTGTGTGTCTCCTTTTCCGGCTCTCATAA